A single Streptomyces sannanensis DNA region contains:
- a CDS encoding PPOX class F420-dependent oxidoreductase → MTDEQQDALLKLIAEYDGGVLVTLKRDGRPQLSNVNHAYYPDERVIRVSVTDDRAKTRNLRRDPRASYHVTSDDRWAWTVAEGTAEFSPVAAGPYDATVEELITLYRDVQGEHPDWDDYRRAMVEDRRLVLRLHIEKVYGQPCG, encoded by the coding sequence GGATGAACAGCAGGACGCCCTGCTCAAGCTGATCGCCGAATACGACGGTGGGGTGCTGGTCACCCTCAAGCGGGACGGCAGGCCACAGCTCTCCAATGTGAACCACGCCTACTACCCCGACGAGCGTGTCATCCGCGTCTCCGTCACGGACGACCGAGCCAAGACCAGGAACCTGCGCCGCGATCCGCGCGCGAGCTACCACGTGACCAGCGACGACCGCTGGGCCTGGACCGTCGCCGAGGGAACCGCCGAGTTCAGCCCGGTCGCGGCCGGCCCGTACGACGCGACCGTCGAGGAGCTCATCACGCTCTATCGGGACGTACAGGGAGAGCACCCGGACTGGGACGACTACCGGCGCGCAATGGTCGAGGACCGGCGCCTCGTACTGCGGCTGCACATCGAGAAGGTGTACGGCCAGCCGTGCGGCTGA
- a CDS encoding MBL fold metallo-hydrolase encodes MTGAGSLLPLRSRLRTLKPTAFGADPTGARMERIRRSPNFADGVFQNPVGARTRPSGSALDFAKVYFRKEDRVRRAPAGVIPVHPTTLADLSRPPASGLRLTWMGHSSVLAEIDGRRVLFDPVWGERCSPFAFAGPKRLHPVPVSLAALGPVDVVVISHDHYDHLDLPTIRALASIDTVFAVPLGVGAHLEHWGVPPGHLRELDWNESTEVAGTRLTATPARHFCGRGLRNRQHTLWASWVVTGPKHRIYHSGDTGYFPGFKEIGAEHGPFDATMIQIGAYSDFWPDIHMTPAEGVQAHLDLQGNDPAAGVMLPIHWGTFNLAPHAWAEPGEWTKDAAEEAGQAVAFPWPGEPFEPAGRLPADSWWRVVSAPVARPWRRPGGTQTVPEAARGDLDLAGER; translated from the coding sequence GTGACTGGCGCTGGTTCTCTGTTGCCACTGCGTTCCCGGCTTCGCACACTGAAGCCCACCGCCTTCGGGGCCGACCCCACCGGGGCGCGCATGGAGCGGATCCGGCGCTCGCCGAACTTCGCCGACGGGGTGTTCCAGAACCCCGTGGGTGCCAGGACCCGGCCCTCGGGCTCGGCCCTGGACTTCGCGAAGGTCTACTTCCGCAAGGAGGACCGGGTCCGCCGCGCTCCGGCCGGCGTCATTCCGGTGCACCCCACCACGCTCGCCGACCTCTCCAGGCCGCCCGCCTCGGGCCTGCGCCTCACCTGGATGGGACACTCCAGCGTGCTCGCCGAGATCGACGGGCGGCGGGTGCTCTTCGACCCGGTGTGGGGCGAGCGGTGCTCGCCCTTCGCGTTCGCCGGACCGAAGCGCCTGCATCCGGTGCCCGTGTCGCTCGCCGCACTGGGGCCCGTCGATGTCGTCGTCATCTCGCATGACCACTACGACCATCTCGACCTGCCCACGATCCGCGCGCTCGCGTCGATCGACACCGTCTTCGCCGTGCCGCTCGGCGTCGGTGCGCACCTCGAGCACTGGGGTGTGCCCCCCGGGCACCTGCGCGAACTCGACTGGAACGAGTCCACGGAAGTGGCCGGTACCAGGCTCACCGCCACCCCGGCCCGCCACTTCTGCGGCCGGGGCCTGCGCAACCGGCAGCACACCCTCTGGGCCTCCTGGGTGGTCACCGGGCCAAAGCACCGGATCTATCACAGTGGTGACACGGGCTACTTTCCCGGCTTCAAGGAGATCGGCGCCGAGCACGGCCCGTTCGACGCCACGATGATCCAGATTGGCGCGTACAGCGACTTCTGGCCGGACATCCACATGACGCCCGCCGAGGGTGTACAGGCACACCTCGATCTTCAGGGCAACGACCCGGCTGCCGGCGTGATGCTGCCGATCCACTGGGGGACCTTCAATCTGGCGCCCCATGCCTGGGCGGAGCCGGGTGAGTGGACGAAGGATGCCGCCGAGGAAGCCGGACAAGCGGTGGCGTTTCCTTGGCCCGGTGAGCCCTTCGAACCTGCTGGAAGGCTGCCGGCGGACTCCTGGTGGCGAGTGGTGTCCGCGCCTGTCGCGCGGCCGTGGCGCCGCCCCGGGGGTACGCAGACGGTGCCGGAGGCCGCTCGGGGCGATCTCGACCTTGCGGGCGAGCGGTGA
- a CDS encoding class I SAM-dependent methyltransferase → MADEAYENPRLAALYDPLDPDRGDLDVYVGVAEKLNARQVLDVGCGTGTFALMLADRGLAVTGVDPAAASLDVARCKRGGERVRWIHCDATALPEMRVDLATMTANVVQEIVDSRAWEGTLRGIHSALRPGGHLVFETRDPARRAWEEWNRAATHRVVTVEGVGPVETWVDVTDVSRSLVTFRSTVVFTATGETLTSDSTLRFRERAEVEADLTAHGYVVDEVRDAPDRPGREFVFFARRPE, encoded by the coding sequence ATGGCGGACGAGGCGTATGAGAACCCGCGGCTGGCGGCACTTTACGATCCGCTCGATCCGGACCGCGGAGATCTGGACGTATACGTCGGCGTGGCCGAGAAATTGAATGCACGCCAGGTGCTCGACGTGGGGTGCGGGACGGGTACGTTCGCGCTGATGCTGGCCGACCGCGGGCTGGCGGTGACCGGCGTCGACCCCGCCGCGGCCTCCCTCGATGTCGCGCGGTGCAAGCGGGGCGGCGAGCGGGTGCGCTGGATCCACTGCGACGCGACGGCGCTCCCGGAGATGCGGGTCGACCTCGCCACCATGACCGCCAATGTGGTCCAGGAGATCGTGGACTCGAGGGCGTGGGAGGGCACCCTGCGCGGGATTCACTCCGCGCTGCGGCCGGGCGGTCACCTCGTCTTCGAGACCCGGGACCCGGCCCGGCGGGCGTGGGAGGAGTGGAACCGGGCCGCGACCCACCGCGTCGTCACCGTCGAAGGGGTCGGCCCCGTCGAAACCTGGGTGGATGTCACCGACGTCAGCCGGTCGCTGGTGACCTTCCGCAGCACCGTTGTCTTCACAGCGACTGGTGAGACGCTCACCTCCGATTCGACCCTCCGTTTCCGCGAGCGCGCGGAAGTGGAGGCCGACCTGACTGCGCACGGCTACGTGGTGGACGAGGTCCGCGACGCCCCGGACCGCCCCGGCCGGGAGTTCGTCTTCTTCGCCCGCCGCCCGGAGTGA
- a CDS encoding MmgE/PrpD family protein, translating into MTVENTARPAAPAAGPATAAPHGPGAPEPPLATLARWAAALRPEDIPERTLALAASQLLSQLASIRAGAEQPLGRLLVKGFGPPFQDDPRASARVLAGLGSWLNLDDTAYAGHLSNSTVAVPLAYAHHRRLDGTALLTSIIAANECAARITAAATLGPLRGHSALHTHLVGATAGRLHCEGAGAKQWTDALGLALAMPPWPLLRAFLASDARLFNAFAPVSTAMDACDAAAAGFQGPADLLEHPDGFLARFATVPLPSAVTDGLGERWHTDTLSFKMHPGGPGVDAAIDCALDLHRALTPRRPDDIADIVVETSLYTLAAQRTAERYVHGPGAPLGALVLHTPYTVATAFLTGGLSVGDFTPPRRDEQARWQAARLVRLVHDPAMTRALFTSEAPFGEAVRRAGPDAEAWLRSLGGPEAVALAADAERPGARGRLRPRPQTHRGPCHRPAHRRPHRDPRTHDPARRGRPPHPPAPRRSGATEVHRPRRPTPCGRARHAGRRHVLRRIVCLDRGGTALTAATRPDVSPVLTHAVRRPIGKRFGPCLDTPFRT; encoded by the coding sequence ATGACCGTCGAAAACACGGCCCGTCCCGCGGCGCCGGCCGCGGGCCCTGCGACAGCCGCCCCGCACGGCCCGGGCGCCCCGGAACCCCCCCTGGCCACCCTCGCGCGGTGGGCCGCCGCGCTGCGCCCCGAGGACATACCCGAGCGGACGCTGGCCCTGGCCGCCAGCCAGCTCCTGTCCCAGCTCGCGTCCATCCGGGCCGGCGCCGAACAGCCCCTGGGGCGCCTCCTGGTCAAGGGATTCGGTCCGCCGTTCCAGGACGACCCCCGCGCTTCCGCACGTGTCCTGGCCGGACTGGGCTCCTGGCTCAACCTCGACGACACCGCCTACGCCGGACACCTGTCCAACTCCACGGTCGCCGTGCCCCTCGCCTACGCCCATCACCGCCGCCTGGACGGCACCGCCCTGCTCACCTCGATCATCGCGGCCAACGAGTGCGCCGCCCGGATCACCGCGGCGGCGACCCTGGGCCCGCTGCGCGGGCACAGCGCCCTGCACACCCACCTCGTAGGAGCCACCGCCGGACGCCTGCACTGCGAGGGCGCCGGAGCAAAGCAGTGGACCGACGCCCTCGGCCTGGCGCTCGCCATGCCGCCCTGGCCGCTCCTGCGGGCCTTCCTGGCCAGCGACGCCCGCCTGTTCAACGCCTTCGCCCCGGTGAGCACCGCCATGGACGCCTGCGACGCGGCGGCCGCCGGCTTCCAGGGCCCGGCCGACCTGCTGGAACACCCGGACGGCTTCCTGGCCCGGTTCGCCACCGTGCCACTGCCGAGCGCCGTCACGGACGGTCTCGGCGAACGCTGGCACACGGACACCCTCTCCTTCAAGATGCACCCGGGTGGGCCCGGCGTGGACGCGGCCATCGACTGCGCCCTCGATCTGCACCGGGCACTGACCCCCCGACGCCCCGACGACATCGCGGACATCGTCGTCGAGACCTCCCTGTACACGCTGGCCGCCCAGCGCACGGCCGAGCGGTACGTGCACGGCCCCGGCGCCCCGCTCGGCGCCCTCGTCCTTCACACCCCGTACACCGTCGCCACGGCCTTTCTGACCGGCGGACTCTCCGTCGGCGACTTCACCCCGCCCCGGCGTGACGAGCAGGCCCGCTGGCAGGCCGCTCGCCTGGTCCGGCTCGTCCACGACCCGGCCATGACCCGGGCCCTGTTCACCTCCGAGGCGCCCTTCGGGGAGGCGGTCCGCCGGGCCGGCCCCGACGCCGAAGCATGGCTGCGTAGCTTGGGCGGTCCCGAGGCGGTCGCTCTGGCGGCGGACGCGGAACGCCCGGGGGCACGAGGGCGACTTCGCCCACGCCCGCAAACTCACCGGGGCCCGTGTCACCGTCCGGCTCACCGACGGCCGCACCGCGACCCGCGAACGCATGATCCCGCTCGCCGCGGCCGGCCCCCACACCCGCCGGCACCACGCCGGTCTGGTGCGACGGAAGTTCACCGGCCTCGGCGGCCCACCCCATGTGGCCGAGCGCGTCACGCAGGTCGTCGGCATGTCCTCCGACGAATTGTGTGCCTGGATCGAGGCGGCACTGCGCTGACGGCGGCGACCCGCCCGGACGTCTCCCCCGTACTCACCCACGCTGTCCGACGACCCATTGGAAAGAGATTCGGCCCATGCCTTGATACGCCCTTTCGCACGTAG
- a CDS encoding diacylglycerol/lipid kinase family protein yields MNTFPTRKALIVANPAAGTMRTKILAELTVLCRTRLERVDIRLTTRRGDTRDIVRAALDAPEATAPDLVIAVGGDGTVGEVIAGMTAGLRPAGAALAIVPAGTGNSGYRMLWGCRPWQESVRAALVGPAGAERRIVDLALLIETGTLVCLGACSGVIAQALETARGIPLTGPARYARALADTAETFTAYPGRVTVDGAVCHEGETVFANVGGGRIRGGQYLVLPLSVPDDGLLDVCAVGGEVHPTQVAELTLTGSHLRRPGVVYARGRTIRVERLDGLPLCYEHDGELQSAGGPAMTLEVLPAMIPVWGALPAEGAAA; encoded by the coding sequence ATGAACACTTTCCCCACCCGTAAAGCACTGATCGTCGCCAATCCCGCCGCCGGCACCATGAGGACGAAAATCCTGGCGGAACTCACCGTCCTGTGCCGGACGCGTCTCGAACGCGTCGACATCCGTCTCACCACGCGCCGCGGCGACACCCGTGACATCGTGCGCGCGGCACTGGACGCGCCGGAGGCAACCGCACCGGACCTTGTCATCGCCGTCGGCGGAGACGGCACAGTGGGCGAGGTGATCGCGGGCATGACCGCCGGACTGCGGCCCGCCGGCGCCGCGCTGGCCATCGTTCCGGCGGGCACCGGCAACTCCGGCTACCGGATGCTCTGGGGCTGCCGGCCCTGGCAGGAATCCGTCCGCGCGGCACTCGTCGGCCCCGCCGGTGCCGAACGCCGCATCGTCGACCTCGCCCTGCTCATCGAGACCGGCACCCTGGTCTGCCTCGGCGCCTGCAGCGGCGTCATCGCCCAGGCGCTGGAGACCGCCCGGGGCATCCCGCTGACCGGCCCCGCGCGCTACGCACGCGCCCTGGCCGACACCGCGGAGACGTTCACCGCCTACCCGGGTCGCGTCACCGTCGACGGCGCGGTGTGCCACGAGGGCGAGACCGTGTTCGCCAACGTCGGCGGCGGACGCATCCGGGGCGGCCAGTACCTGGTACTTCCCCTGTCGGTCCCCGACGACGGCCTGCTGGACGTCTGCGCCGTGGGCGGCGAGGTGCACCCCACCCAGGTCGCCGAACTGACCCTCACCGGCAGCCACCTGCGCCGCCCCGGCGTCGTCTACGCACGCGGCCGGACGATCCGCGTCGAACGTCTCGACGGCCTGCCCCTGTGCTACGAGCACGACGGGGAACTCCAGTCGGCCGGCGGGCCCGCCATGACCCTGGAGGTCCTGCCCGCCATGATCCCAGTGTGGGGCGCACTGCCCGCCGAGGGGGCCGCCGCATGA
- a CDS encoding aldehyde dehydrogenase family protein — MLSPSGNEAEERKVPQRSYELYVAGKDIEGEGWVYTVSGRSLLEDVFTSVTLKRTLEQNADAAEAAHPYVVGRCAIAGDEALDLASEAAANAAPGWAAMPLELRMRLGHRFREELERRRDEFIDMLIAEAHPAKLARWEHSSLLQIFSEESLGWYQQQMHTEFRHGNRRLIVRRQPDGVVAFNPPQNAPLPSAALGVLCLMSGNSVIMRAPRSIALSTMWLMRDVVAPILDELGAPPGTLNALCSNPKQTLDRWVASPLIDDIFYIGGSAEGLRFEQQCVANGKKAILELAGNDNVVVWSDADIPRAVEAVTEAFYGSGQICMVPNGVLVHPAVADELLAELKEQVKRIRPGYPEEEDVLLSPVRRSERFFRLLGQALDQGGELVTGGRRMEVDGTPSDTGVFLQPTVVRVDGLARAREYDIVREETFFPLIPVVVAEPAPDDELLARFVDFTNSNSYGLRNSLWSRSDDVIDTFVRQVTNGGLLKINDSHMGCVPYLPTHGGTGMTGGAFGEANYPMLKTSHLQGVSIARDVSPYEAVFGA, encoded by the coding sequence ATGCTCTCGCCTTCTGGTAATGAGGCAGAAGAACGCAAAGTGCCCCAGCGCAGTTACGAGCTCTACGTCGCCGGCAAGGACATCGAGGGCGAGGGGTGGGTCTACACCGTCAGCGGCAGATCGCTTCTGGAGGACGTCTTCACCAGCGTGACGCTCAAGCGCACCCTGGAGCAGAACGCCGACGCGGCCGAGGCCGCACACCCGTATGTGGTGGGCCGCTGCGCCATCGCCGGCGACGAGGCACTGGACCTGGCGAGCGAGGCCGCGGCGAACGCCGCGCCGGGCTGGGCGGCCATGCCGCTGGAACTCCGTATGCGCCTGGGGCACCGCTTCCGCGAAGAACTCGAGCGCCGCCGCGACGAGTTCATCGACATGCTGATCGCCGAGGCGCACCCGGCCAAACTCGCCCGCTGGGAGCACAGCTCTCTGCTGCAGATCTTCAGCGAGGAGAGCCTCGGCTGGTACCAGCAGCAGATGCACACCGAGTTCCGGCACGGCAACCGCCGGCTGATCGTACGCCGGCAGCCCGACGGGGTCGTCGCCTTCAATCCCCCGCAGAACGCGCCGCTGCCCAGCGCCGCCCTCGGCGTGCTGTGCCTCATGTCCGGGAACTCCGTCATCATGCGCGCCCCGCGCAGTATCGCCCTCAGCACCATGTGGCTGATGCGGGACGTGGTCGCGCCGATCCTCGACGAACTGGGCGCCCCGCCCGGCACACTCAACGCCCTGTGCTCGAATCCCAAGCAGACGCTGGACCGCTGGGTCGCCAGTCCGCTGATCGACGACATCTTCTACATCGGCGGCAGCGCCGAGGGCCTGCGTTTCGAGCAGCAGTGCGTCGCGAACGGCAAGAAGGCCATTCTTGAACTGGCCGGCAACGACAACGTCGTCGTCTGGTCCGACGCCGACATCCCCCGAGCCGTCGAGGCCGTCACGGAGGCCTTCTACGGCTCGGGTCAGATCTGCATGGTGCCCAACGGCGTACTGGTGCACCCTGCCGTCGCCGACGAACTACTCGCCGAGCTCAAGGAGCAGGTCAAGCGCATCCGGCCCGGTTACCCGGAGGAGGAGGACGTCCTTCTCTCCCCGGTCCGGCGCAGCGAGCGGTTCTTCCGCCTCCTGGGCCAGGCCCTGGACCAGGGCGGCGAACTCGTCACCGGCGGGCGCCGTATGGAGGTCGACGGCACACCCTCGGACACCGGCGTCTTCCTTCAGCCCACCGTGGTACGGGTCGACGGCCTGGCCCGCGCCCGGGAGTACGACATCGTCCGCGAGGAGACGTTCTTCCCGCTGATCCCCGTCGTCGTCGCCGAGCCCGCGCCCGACGACGAACTCCTGGCCCGTTTCGTGGACTTCACCAACTCCAACTCCTACGGGCTGCGCAACTCGCTGTGGTCCCGCTCCGACGACGTCATCGACACCTTCGTGCGGCAGGTCACCAACGGCGGACTGCTGAAGATCAACGACTCCCACATGGGATGCGTCCCCTACCTGCCCACCCACGGCGGCACCGGCATGACCGGCGGAGCATTCGGCGAGGCCAACTACCCGATGCTCAAGACCTCCCACCTGCAAGGTGTCAGCATCGCCCGGGACGTGAGCCCTTACGAGGCGGTCTTCGGCGCCTGA